GGTCTAGGAGCTGTTGTTGGAGCCATATCACGCAATCTGCATGAACTTCAGGAACATCAGGGAAGCTACTTATCGATTTATGATCAGCCTGCTCTTCCCTTCCAGGTTTCCTTTGGTTTCCACAATCCATTTCCTTTTTGAAAGTTCCATCAAATCATGTTGAAGCTTTATATTTTGGTGTTGCAGCGGCCATAAGGTTTGTACTGACCAAGTCACCATGATGTTTGCTATTGTTAATATGCAGGATCCTGTTGTTGATTCAATGAAAGCAGCAGTTGACAGGCTAACCCACTCAACAAACTTCCTCAACTTCCTGGCACAACATGCACTCATTATGCAAGAAGAGCTACCAACTTTTGAGGAACCTGTTGATGATCAAAAATACCATTTTATATCACTTCTCTTAAACTTAGTCAACACATTTCTTTATATGGTCAATACATATATTATTGTACCTACAGCAGATGACTACTCTATGAGCCTTGGAGCCGCAGCAACAGTTTGTGGTATTGTGATTGGATCAATGGCTGTTGCGCAGGTGTTTTCTTCAGTATATTTTAGTGCTTGGTCAAATAAGTCATACTTCAGACCTCTTGTATTCAGCAGCATTGTTCTTTTCATTGGAAATGCCATGTATGCATTGGCATATGACTTTAATTCAATAGCTGTTCTCTTGCTTGGCCGTGTTTTCTGTGGGTAAGTAATCTTCATCCTTTTCCTTGTCTTTTAATGTCTGATTACATGATGAGAATAATTTCACTAGGTGGTTTGCAGAGTAGTCATCTGCTGCAGAGACAATAAGATACATTTTGAGTAATTTGGCATCATCATGAATTTCATACTGACCTGAATGATCATCACAAAGCATAGTGTTGAGTTCTGGATTATGATAGACTCAAGTAACCAAATCTTTGTTGTATGACATGAAGCGCTCTTTACACACTcacacacgcacgcacgcacACACACATTCATGCATAGGAACTTCCTAAAGTTCAGTGTAAGAGAATAACCATATGATTAGAGCTCCTTCATAGATTCTTAGCTACATGGtgaaaatttcattaaatttgaaGTATTAATTATTCAGGTTGACCTAACCATACTCTTTTTGTTGTAGATTGGGTTCTGCCAGAGCTGTTAACCGGCGCTACATCAGTGATTGTGTACCGCTTAAAATACGGATGCAGGCATCAGCAGGTTTTGTTAGTGCCAGTGCTCTTGGAATGGCTTGTGGTCCTGCTCTTGCTGGCTTACTACAAACTAACTTTAAACTTTACAAGCTGACATTCAATCAAGACACTTTGCCAGGCTGGGTTATGTCTCTGGCCTGGCTTATATATCTAGTATGGCTGTGGATCTCATTTAAAGAACCTTCTCATGTGACTGAAGAGAGCAGTGCAGCGCAGGAATCCACTGCTGGTATATTAACTTCTCTCACACTGCTGGTCAATACTTACTGCACTTTCTATCCACTAAGTAAAGCCTAATGGGGTCATGCATCGACATGTTATATAAGGCTGCATGACTATTACCACACGCTTGATTTGTCACCCAACAATTGAAATGCTGGGTCGCAAAACTTGCTAAGTTTTGGGCTAAAGCTAGACTTGTAGAGCTGTAGCTAGGAGAGAACTGCTTGTACTTAATGCATGAGTTGAGGTTAGTGAGATTTAGGAGGCATGACTGGAATTTTCCAGTTGAACCTTGCCAATGCTGCATTCCCCTGCATTCATTATTTACTTCGAATATTATCTGAACATATCCACCAAAGTGTAAAAATGTATAATCCAAATTTTGATTCTTGTGAATGACAGAACCAGTAGAAAATGATGTTCTTGAGAAAGGTCTTAAACAACCATTGCTATTGAGTTCAGAAGATAAGCGAGTGATTGAAGATGGTGATGGAGAATTTGATGGTAGTGATGAAGCTTCAGAGGAGGCTCGGGGACCAGCTACATCAATTGGATCAGCATATAGGCTACTTACACCCTCTGTAAAGGTATGGCAATATCATATGAACTTCTAAACTTTCAATAGTTTCATCAGGTTCTTTGAAGGAATCTAGTttattgttagagaataatataaatcatatcttggaatctcacctaacagcttaagctattgggttgagatggttctttgacatggtatcagagccttgatgatcaAGTGgttacgagttcaaatctcatcatccctatttatttgataaaaattaagcacaagataaaatgaacctgtgcaagttttaagcccaaaaggttttcacttgagggggtgtgttagagaataatataaatcatatcatggaACTTTACCTAACAGTTTAtgctattaggttgagatggttctttgacagttCATGAGTGATTGCAATAGATGTGGGTGTGGATGTTAGTTTGTGAAACTATATGGCAGGGgaacaaattataatttgttagaACTATGCTGGAAGTGATGGTGTGCCAAAATTTCATCTCTGTCACCAGCGATGTCTCCTAATGGTATGTCATTGATCTATCCACAAAATTTGATATTagcttcatttttaatttaatattaaggaTAGTTACATTTAAGAGACAACAATTTATCCCAAATTACTCTCTTCAGACCCCTTCACCCAATTCATTTCTAATATCCCTCTTGAGACCCCTATTTCATTACCCTTTTCATTGCCGTAAAGGGAACTACTTAATGCTGGTTTTTATGAACAATCTATTTTTATCATGGATAGTGACTTTCAACAATTCTTTGTTCGTTGGGCCGGGTGACATGATTCTAATTGTACTTGgatcactaaaaatatattttagcaaaTTGATCCTGGTTTGTGAGAGTTCTATCAAAGCCACTAAGAGCCACATTTGAAGAGGTTGAGTTTCTCTAATAATAGGAGAGGTGGTGAGGGCACCAGCCTCGGGTAACATATCACAAATATATATCGTCGAAGACAACAAATGATAGCCCAACCCATCACTCTTTAGCTAGGAGATTGAGCATGTCTGCGTCTATTTTAGTGGACTTTAATTTAGTATCATTATTGAACTTGATTTATCCTATTTTAGACTTCATCTTATTTGTTAATTCGATTGTTGGTAATATTTTGATTAGAGTTTGCATTAGACCATGTAAGTATATTTTTCTACAAGATTGATACTTTTTGATGATTGATTATAGAAATTGCAGACATACATTTCTCTTCTTTGGCTTCATCTTCTCTTATTCTCCTTCTATTCTCTTTATCCTCTTCAATTCATTGTTGTGCCGCATCACTTACCTGATTGGGATTTATTCCTGCTTCGCAGCATAACATATCTGCTACTGTCCACTTAAGTTCTTTAATGTCATCAGGTTCAGCTgttaatatatttcatgctcAAATATGCAATGGAGGTTTTACTCTCAGAATCTAGTGTCGTTACCACATACTACTTC
This genomic interval from Populus alba chromosome 1, ASM523922v2, whole genome shotgun sequence contains the following:
- the LOC118033804 gene encoding SPX domain-containing membrane protein At4g22990 isoform X1; translated protein: MVAFGKKLKERQIQEWQGYYINYKLMKKKVRQHAQQIEVGTQDRRHVLKDFSRMLDNQIEKIVLFLLEQQGLLASRIAELNEQQEALQQQPDIFEISQLREAYREVGRDLLKLLFFIEINAIGLRKILKKVDKRFGYRFTDYYVKTRANHPYSQLQQVFKHVGLGAVVGAISRNLHELQEHQGSYLSIYDQPALPFQDPVVDSMKAAVDRLTHSTNFLNFLAQHALIMQEELPTFEEPVDDQKYHFISLLLNLVNTFLYMVNTYIIVPTADDYSMSLGAAATVCGIVIGSMAVAQVFSSVYFSAWSNKSYFRPLVFSSIVLFIGNAMYALAYDFNSIAVLLLGRVFCGLGSARAVNRRYISDCVPLKIRMQASAGFVSASALGMACGPALAGLLQTNFKLYKLTFNQDTLPGWVMSLAWLIYLVWLWISFKEPSHVTEESSAAQESTAEPVENDVLEKGLKQPLLLSSEDKRVIEDGDGEFDGSDEASEEARGPATSIGSAYRLLTPSVKVQLLIYFMLKYAMEVLLSESSVVTTYYFSWSTSSVAIFLACLGLTVLPVNIVVGSYISNMFEDRQILLASEIMVCVGILLSFHIISPYTVPQYVCSGLILFVSAEVLEGVNLSLLSRVMSSRLSRGTYNGGLLSTEAGTLARVVADGTITLAGYLGESRLLNVTLLPSLVICIASIVATCFTYNSLY
- the LOC118033804 gene encoding SPX domain-containing membrane protein At4g22990 isoform X2, whose protein sequence is MKKKVRQHAQQIEVGTQDRRHVLKDFSRMLDNQIEKIVLFLLEQQGLLASRIAELNEQQEALQQQPDIFEISQLREAYREVGRDLLKLLFFIEINAIGLRKILKKVDKRFGYRFTDYYVKTRANHPYSQLQQVFKHVGLGAVVGAISRNLHELQEHQGSYLSIYDQPALPFQDPVVDSMKAAVDRLTHSTNFLNFLAQHALIMQEELPTFEEPVDDQKYHFISLLLNLVNTFLYMVNTYIIVPTADDYSMSLGAAATVCGIVIGSMAVAQVFSSVYFSAWSNKSYFRPLVFSSIVLFIGNAMYALAYDFNSIAVLLLGRVFCGLGSARAVNRRYISDCVPLKIRMQASAGFVSASALGMACGPALAGLLQTNFKLYKLTFNQDTLPGWVMSLAWLIYLVWLWISFKEPSHVTEESSAAQESTAEPVENDVLEKGLKQPLLLSSEDKRVIEDGDGEFDGSDEASEEARGPATSIGSAYRLLTPSVKVQLLIYFMLKYAMEVLLSESSVVTTYYFSWSTSSVAIFLACLGLTVLPVNIVVGSYISNMFEDRQILLASEIMVCVGILLSFHIISPYTVPQYVCSGLILFVSAEVLEGVNLSLLSRVMSSRLSRGTYNGGLLSTEAGTLARVVADGTITLAGYLGESRLLNVTLLPSLVICIASIVATCFTYNSLY